Proteins from one Gorilla gorilla gorilla isolate KB3781 chromosome 11, NHGRI_mGorGor1-v2.1_pri, whole genome shotgun sequence genomic window:
- the C1QL2 gene encoding complement C1q-like protein 2, which translates to MALGLLIAVPLLLQAAPRGAAHYEMMGTCRMICDPYTAAPGGEPAGAKAQPPGPSTAALEVMQDLSANPPPPFIQGPKGDPGRPGKPGPRGPPGEPGPPGPRGPPGEKGDSGRPGLPGLQLTAGTASGVGVVGGGAGVGGDSEGEVTSALSATFNGPKIAFYVGLKSPHEGYEVLKFDDVVTNLGNHYDPTTGKFSCQVRGIYFFTYHILMRGGDGTSMWADLCKNGQVRASAIAQDADQNYDYASNSVVLHLDSGDEVYVKLDGGKAHGGNNNKYSTFSGFLLYPD; encoded by the exons ATGGCGCTCGGGCTGCTCATCGCCGTGCCGCTGCTGCTGCAGGCGGCGCCCCGAGGCGCCGCGCACTATGAGATGATGGGCACCTGCCGCATGATCTGCGACCCTTACACTGCCGCGCCCGGCGGGGAGCCCGCGGGTGCAAAGGCGCAGCCACCCGGACCCAGCACCGCCGCCCTGGAAGTCATGCAGGACCTCAGCGCCAACCCTCCGCCTCCTTTCATCCAGGGACCCAAGGGCGACCCGGGGCGACCGGGCAAGCCAGGGCCGCGGGGGCCCCCTGGAGAGCCGGGCCCGCCTGGACCCAGGGGCCCTCCGGGAGAGAAGGGCGACTCGGGGAGGCCCGGGCTGCCAGGGCTGCAACTGACGGCGGGCACGGCCAGCGGCGTCGGGGTGGTGGGCGGCGGGGCCGGGGTAGGTGGCGATTCCGAGGGTGAAGTGACCAGTGCGCTGAGCGCCACCTTCAACGGCCCCAAGATCGCCTTCTATGTGGGTCTCAAGAGCCCCCACGAAGGCTATGAGGTGCTGAAGTTCGACGACGTGGTCACCAACCTCGGCAATCACTATGACCCCACCACGGGCAAGTTCAGCTGCCAGGTGCGCGGCATCTACTTCTTCACCTACCACATCCTCATGCGCGGCGGCGACGGCACCAGCATGTGGGCGGACCTCTGCAAGAACGGGCAG GTCCGGGCCAGCGCCATTGCACAGGACGCCGACCAGAACTACGACTACGCCAGTAACAGCGTGGTGCTGCACTTGGATTCAGGGGACGAAGTGTACGTGAAGCTGGATGGCGGGAAGGCTCACGGAGGCAATAATAACAAGTACAGCACGTTCTCGGGCTTTCTTCTGTACCCGGATTAG